A genomic segment from Mus caroli chromosome 17, CAROLI_EIJ_v1.1, whole genome shotgun sequence encodes:
- the LOC110284368 gene encoding 60S ribosomal protein L32-like, with amino-acid sequence MAALQPLVKPKIIKKRTKKFIRHQSDRNVKIKRDWREPRGTNNRVRRRFKGQILLPNIGYGSNKKTRHMLPSGFSKFLLHNAKELEVLLMCNKSYCVEMAHSVSPKNRGAILERAAQLAIRVTNPNARLQSEENE; translated from the exons atggctgccctccagCCTCTGGTGAAGCCCAAGATCATCAAAAAGAGGACCAAGAAGTTCATCAGACACCAGTCAGACCGAAATGTGAAAATTAAGCGAGACTGGCGGGAACCCAGAGGCACCAACAACAGGGTGCGGAGAAGGTTCAAGGGCCAGATCTTGTTGCCCAACATCGGTTACGGGAGCAACAAGAAAACCAGGCACATGCTGCCCAGCGGcttctccaagttcctgcttcacAATGCCAAGGAGCTGGAGGTGTTGCT aatgTGCAACAAATCTTACTGTGTTGAGATGGCTCACAGTGTGTCCCCTAAGAACCGAGGAGCCATCTTAGAAAGAGCAGCACAGCTGGCCATCAGAGTCACTAATCCCAACGCCAGGCTacaaagtgaagaaaatgaatag
- the Dpy30 gene encoding protein dpy-30 homolog, giving the protein MESEQMLEGQTQVAENPHSEYGLTDSVERIVENEKINAEKSSKQKVDLQSLPTRAYLDQTVVPILLQGLAVLAKERPPNPIEFLASYLLKNKAQFEDRN; this is encoded by the exons ATGGAGTCGGAGCAGATGCTGGAGGGACAGACACAG gttGCAGAAAACCCTCACTCTGAGTACGGGCTCACAGACAGCGTTGAG AGAATAGTTGAAAATGAGAAGATTAATGCAGAAAAGTCATCGAAACAGAAGGTGGATCTACAGTCCTTGCCCACCCGTGCCTACCTGGACCAGACAGTTGTGCCTATCTTATTACAGGGACTTGCTGTGCTCGCCAAGGAAAG ACCACCAAATCCCATCGAGTTCCTAGcatcttatcttttaaaaaacaaggcACAGTTTGAAGATCGAAATTGA